The DNA region aagaaacaaagacaatACTGGTAAAAAAGCACATGTATCTTGAAGATGCAAtgataaagtaaaaaaaatgcCAACTATAATTCTTAAACCTTGTTAGTATCAGATCTGGAGTATGAATCTTTGTGGACAGGAAGCCATTCAACAGTATCTGAACTATAAGATACCACCGGGAAACCACTACCAACATAAAAGGATTCATCGTCGGCTTTATTCAGCTCATTCACTCTCCTATCGAATTCTGGTTTCAGAGACTCGAGCTCATTAATTACAGTGAGCAACCTCTGGTATACAAAGAAGTCCATTTTTTGAGAATATGATGGTGACGACACTGAAACAAAACTTGAAGGATAAAACAGAAATACCTGACCGTCCTACACCCAAGCCTTGCTTGTGGAAAAGATTCCTGGTAGTCTCGGTGGAAAGAGATTGTTTCAGCAATCGAAGAGCGAAAAAGGAACAACATTTATACTGATATTTCAGAAGAACATATACTGATATTTTTCCTCACGTGGAGTATTTAGGAAGCATTATATACAAGTATACAACATCCTTCTCTTCACGACAGAAAGTGGCCTGTGCAATATTCAAACATGCTATCAcgggaaaacaaaaaaaaaaacaaaaaaaaaccgtAACTCTGAAAAGGCCAAAagaataatacatgttttgctGTAAGATCTTTCAAAGAACATGAACATGAAATCGATCGTAGAAATTGAGTGTACCTGGCGGCAAAAATTATCGGTGATTCTATGGTAATTACCGAGAGGATTACAATTATCGATTGGAGTAACCATGACAATTGGAAACGATTGAGAAAACAGTTGAGAATGACAATCTGGATtgaaatcatttattaattGCGTTGGTGGATTTCATAAGGACGATGGTTGAGCTTCCGATGCAATAAATTTGAGTTGATCTTAAGCGTCATCAAAGGGCTGAAGGAATAATTATGGAACCAAATGCGGAATACACAATTCAGACCAAACTCTAAACCTATTTGAGAAAAGTAAACCAGGCATTAAGTGGACTCCATAGTCTTTACGAAATGCATACGTGGATGTTCTTAGAAGAGAGAAAAGTGTGCTATTATATATATGACTAGTTGTATAGCCCCTGCGCAGGCGCGGGGTCGGTGACGTTCTTGATGTATCGGGTAATTTTGTGTATGTGATTTTATCCGTTGATTATACCCTTGAATATTTACCGAATGTTATTTGATGATTATACCAAGAATAGTAAGGAATGAGACAATGAATTTTGAGTTTGAaacatgaaattgttttttattattgttttgttttgactCATAAATTACTTTCCCGACACATTGGGCaacttatatttgtatatagcCAATGAATAATGCAAGTACAATGAAATTTATGGCCGCAGGTTAGTGTCGAAATATTGGTTACATTGGTGTAATTCTCAAAGCAGATGGTGCATATAAGGTTTTCCTCTTCGGTTATCGGGTTACTTCTAGGTCCGTGATAATTAGATCAACGTCAGGTCTTGCGGTTGCATTTAGATTGTAGTCTCTAATGGCGAGAGTAACTTGAAGATGTTGAGATTTATTATTATGGTTTTCCCTCATTAAATTCATCACATATTGGTTAGTCTCCTCAATAAGGAATGTAGAGTCGGGATGATGAATATCATGATATGATAACATGAAATCTAATGATTCAGCGACTGAGTCATTGTAATTACCTTGATTGTCAAAAATTAATGGTACCTGAAAATCGATGACCGATTGTTGTGTGTTTGGTCTTTGTATATAGACCTAGAGTAATTGTCTAGGATTTGCTCATGTTGATGTTGTTTAGTGTGAGAGTCAATGGGTAAGAAGTGAATTGTTATTCAtgtttgtgtttggttgtgAAAGCTTATCACATTGTAGATATATTCATAGGTTGTTAGGAATTGATGTTATTTTtgcctatttattttttacatttgtttATATAGGGTATTTATTATGAGGTTGAATATTGAAATTAATGCTTTAGTATTTGATTACGGTGATTTAttgaattcttcttgttatgaagactaattttctctttgtttgttATGATATTTAAAATGGTCAAATAAGAAGAAttgaatatgtaaatatttattttagtggtTTATTTGAGCTGtggagttttttttgttgtctttcTAATTATTTGAATTGTCGATCATAAAATTGAAACTGTTTTCCCTAATGTTTTATTGTAAAGTTCAGTAATTGTGAGTTTAAGACGTTGGGCTCAAATTACAATGGACCTTTTCTGAACTATTGTATTGGAAAACAATAAAAGTATAGTCCTTATTGTTCTTCACATCTGCGATTCTTTTCCTGATATGCATAAGTGTGTGAGTTTGGAGGGTGCAAGCGCGGGGTTATGAAAAGAGTTTCATCTCAATATTTGCTAGAGTTATTGTAGTGTGAGTTTTGCGTTTTCGGTCGATCAttgtttttcaagttttttttattgttatggGGTTAGAGTTGTGATGATGAACTGTATAGACATTGTTCTCCCTTTATGAAAGACTAAACTGTGTTAGTAATGTGATAGATATAGTTCGTAGTGTTTCTTGTTGTGTCACTGAGAATTATTGTTTGttgtcttttttatttgtttcttgtaCTGTTGAGAGTACATATGTTTCTGGATTTTTTTTCTCCAGACTAATTGTGTACGTTGTATGTATtaagtaataatttttattatctttattatgtttgttatatatttttattttatttttaaacttgttGCTTTTACAGAACCTTTAAAACAAATACATGAATACTTGTagaaataactataaaataagTGATAATTCTGAGTGTTTGGACCTTATTGGATTTTCAACAAATTTATGTATTTCTCATAAGAAGACAAGAGCATTGGTATGTTGACATTGAACATGTAAGCTATTTTCACAAGACAAGAGGAGTGAGCAGCTGGAGATATTGTTGTCGCATTTGTGTCTGTCTGGATTTTCTCTTATATCTCTTGGTGTGCatgtgtttgtttttctttaatttgatgggtaatatataaacaaaaatcgtTGTTTGTTATATTTATCAGAGTTCATAATTTACTCATCTTTTTTCGTTTAGGTGATTTCACTGATCTTGGttgtcttcttcgtcttcttcataAGCATATGCGAAAGtatgtttataaattgttaAATAGCTGGCTGTGTAGTTTGTATTTGTTTACCGGACTCGATTATATGTCGTTGAGTTTTAGTTAAGGTGCTTGGTTTGGTATATCTGGTTtgaattttatttgtaaaattagaCAAAAAGGTGATCATTAATGATTCGTCTTTTTTTGGATTCTAGTTTTTGGATTctattttttggtgttttgattatttggGTTGTTGTGGTTTTTTTAAGCAGTAAAATAAAGGTTTGTGTGAAATTAGTTTGATAAGTAAGGGAGATAAATAGACGACCACAAATTTTAGGTAGGAAATATTTTTGATCATTGACGTTAGTACAATATAAACAGTAATTGTGTGTTGATTTTTTCGGACTGGTCATAGAGGATACAGATAATGATTcaagtcttttcttttgtgaGGTCCGAGCCCTGGATAGAGCGGATTTGCCCAACCACATGTGAgtttaaatatcatttataatatCGAAACATAATATAAACCCATAGTAATATGATAATATACCTGGAAGTTTGGGGTTTGTGTTTGCAATCATTTGGAGATTGTCGAACAACCTAATCATGACTGGAGATTGATTTCAGGAGTACTCGTGATGACTTCATCAATAATGGTTGATGGAATGAGGAATTGATGATCAGTTATCTTGTACATGTTTGAGCACCTAGCAATCTCAAAATGATCGACTTTCACGAACGGTTTTCAAAGATGGCATATAATGATTAGCACATCCGGCGGGAATAAATCCATGAATCACAGAATctgcaaataatattattcaacAAAGAACCAGGAAATCAATTAAAAAGAATTATGTTAAATAAATGTGATAGATCAAATATTAACTTACCATAAACTCACTATCTTTCTTGAATTTCAAGGAATCCCAAAAGCGGAGGAGGTCAGGGACAATTCTCTGACTACTACGAACAATAAGGAGAAACTCAAAGGTGTGACAGATGCCGGTGATGCTGGTTTGAGAAACTGGAGAGACGGAGAGAGACATTTTCTAGAAGATGGTTAAAGCTAAGAGGAATCAATGATTTATGTGGAGATGCATATTGGATTCATCAAAGAtgagaatcatatatatatatatatatatatatatatatatatatatatggtttacaGAGGGGCTATAAATCAGAAATATTTATGATCAAGCGATTTAAGATGGGGAGATGAATAGTTCACCGGTAAAAAATATTACGAACAGAAAAACGGCGCAACTATATAACTCAGTCTGATACAATGATGAAAAGAATTCTAACTCATGTTAAACAACGACGACTTAGAATATAAGAAAACTATAATTGTTGCAAACTTaagttttttcttaatataatgtGATGAAACTCATTTAAAAATGAATCTCATAATACATTTGCAGGCCCGCCCTCAAAAAAAGCCCAAGAAGTAATGGCTTCCAaccttcataaatatatattagtttcggCCATCAGTGTATAAATTATCCATTAGTTCAGTCGTATAAATGTTGGAGGATGAATCCTAGTAACCTGGGTTCAAACCATGAATTTGATACTTTTATCACTTTTCCAAAGTGGGACTCACAAAAAGATGATGTGTCGCATCAGGAGTGATGCAACTGCCtcatcccctagtctatatttgagaagtgatttgcaacatgtcttctctacaatcgttttcacaaaaaaattgtgacgtggctattaagattgatgacatgtcatatggttaaatatgacatgaacaattataattaatgttgatatatatttttggaaatctttttaaaatatggcaataactcatatattacatctaatattgatttatatttttggtaaactttgtagaatatggtaataactcataaatcattactaaaataaatatattcaaatatgacattttgaatttcgaaatattatataattttacttttataattataataaattattatctaaaattttctgaattttttttaaaaaaattaaatcgtaatatcattagtttcttttagatatctgcaaattatataaatattatttagtttttatttttgataactatacaattttatatgttttttagtaattttgtacaagttgatttaatacatttaaccaaatgaaataaataaatttttttatctaagattttaactttatatatatacatatatattcttaaaaatacttaaaaaaatattttctcttaaatttatgcttaattaatgatatttatattaattactgggcaaaataataaaatatataatattaataaattacattttaaaatataaaatttaacttttaaaaaattcatcactataCATGGTGCACGAAAACatttagattaataattgtgacatagctattaaaattgatgacatgtcttatagattaatatgacatggacaattatatttaatgttaatttatatttttggtaaactttttaaaatatggtaataactcatatattacatttattatcgatttatatttttggactttttaaaaacatggtaataactcataaatcatcattaaaataaatatattcaattatgacatttcaaatttcgaaatatcatttaaattaaaaaaaattcaaatatacatatttttgaaaattataaaaattaaataataaaatcaaattaaatcgcaaaattattactttcttatatatatatctacagattttataaatattttttaattttaatttttgacaatatgcaattttacatattcattcaatatacttaattaaaataaatagatagaaaaatctacctaagattataattttaaatatatacatgcacatttttaaatataattcaaaataaacaaaattgtttttatcttaattttaatgttcagttaaattaaattatattaaaatattgataagaaaaaagaaaatttaatatattaataaaaataaatataatttatatttatctattaaaaatattttaaaattcttttactgcacatggcggaggaaaacacctagttagaTTATAGATTTGTTGCCGCCTGCAAACGTTCGCGCTTGCAAACATTTGAATTTGAAGAACAAACAGGGCTTTTCTCACTTGACTTTAGGGTTACTATTCATAAAAACaagtaagagaaaaaatatgGGCCAATCAATTTAATAGGCCAGAACGAGCGTATTTGGAGGCCCATATGGTTGTTACTAGTCCAGATGATCAAAGGACTCCGAAGAGAGATTCAGATAGGCAAGCAAAgacgaagagagagagagtagtgATCTGGGGTTTTCTCCTCGTTGACCCAATCGGCTTCCTTTTCTTGTTCTTCGAGTGGTTTGCTTACGTAGATGGCGGATTCGTGTTTAAAAGGTGGTAAATTCAGTGCACCAGGGTTTCGATTTCATCCGACCGATGAAGAGCTTGTCATGTATTACCTCAAGAGGAAGATTTGTAAGAGAAAGCTGAGAGTCAATGCCATCGGCGTCGTCGATGTTTACAAGTTCGATCCCGAAGAATTGCCTGGTTAACTTCCGCCTTTGATTTAGATATCGCTGATCTTGATTTTGTTAGAAATGATCAGTATTGAGATGAATCAGTATTCAATTTGGTGTACAGGTCAATCGGTGTTAAAGACGGGAGATAGACAGTGGTTCTACTTCACACCAAGGAGCAGGAAGTATCCAAACGCAGCTAGGTCTGGTAGATGCACGACCACTGGGCATTGAAAGCTACTGGAAAGGATCGAGTCGTATCGTACAACTCGAGATCAGTTGGACTCAAAAAGACTCTTGTTTTCTATAGAGGTCGTGCACCTACTGGTCAGCGTACTGATTGGGTGATGCATGAGTATACCATGGATGAAGATGAACTCGGGAGATGCAAGAACGCCAAGGTAATTAATtgatctctttcttttgtttcttccttttgattaattaattcatttttttgcttCAGGAATATTATGCACTTTATAAACTGTTCAAGAAAAGTGGGGCTGGTCCCAAAAACGGTGAGGAGTATGGTGCTCCTTTCCAAGAAGAAGAATGggttgatgaagaagaggaacCTGTGGTTCGTTGTGTGGAATAATGTTAGCCTTGTAGATGTTCAGTTAGATGATCTCGAGGAGATTCTCAGTGGAATCCCATTTGCACCTGGGGTTCCTCAAACATGTACTAATATTCCTCAGGTTAGTTTCTTCTCTCTTTGATCAggcagtatttttttttgttgtgctTTACTCACTAGAGAAGATAATTGTAACTTGCAGGTTAACAGAGAAGAAGATTTGCAGAGCACGTTGGTGAATAATTCTGCTAGAGAGTTTCTTAAACCTCAGGGAACTGAAGACTTCTTCTTTCCAAACGACATGCCTTCGAGTTACGAGTCTATTGACGTCACGTCAGCTCCAATAACTCTGTTATGGAGCCTTTGGTGTTTGAGAAGGATGACTACATTGAAATGGATGACCTTCTGACACCTGATCTCGGAGCTTCTTTATCTTTAGTTGAGAAGAACCCTGCACAGCTTTTGAACCCTGGTGAATATTATGGAGACTTCAATGACTTTGACCAATTGTTCCATGACGTTTCCATGTCTTTGGATATGGAACCCATTCTTCAGGAAACTTCTGCAGATCTGTTGAGTAACTTTGCCGACAACACATCCGACCAGGAACAGCAATTGCTTTATCAACAGTTCCAGGACCAGACCTCTGAAAACAAGCTGAACAACATCATGGATCCTACCCCAAATCTCAATCAGTTCACTGATGACCTGTGGCTTGAAGATGATAATCAGACTGCTGTCCTCTTTGATCAACCGCAGTCTGTTATTTGTGGAGCATTTGCGTCACCTTCATCAGGTACTTAAAACTCATGCTCATCTCAAAGCTTTCACCTAAGATGTTGTTTTCTGTATTTGTCTTAAGACTTGAACCACGACATTTATATATTGTATCATGTTTTTTTGTTGCTTACTCAAACCCTCTTCATATGTTGTTTTAATGCGATAGGGCATAACCTTTCCGTTGATACTTTGTGAACATTATTTGCTTAGGTGTGATCCCCGCTTCCACAAATCTTGCTACGAGTGTAGATGATGCCCAAGACCAAGAAGGCGTCAATGGTGGTGGTGGAACGAGCCCATTCTCATCGGCTCTGTGGGCATTCATGGATTCAATACCTTCAACGCCAGCCTCTGCGTGTGAAGGTCCTATTAACCGGACATTTGTGCGTATGTCTAGCTTTAGCCGTATCAGGTTCAGTGGAAAGGCTAATGGAACGCCAGTGAATACTGCTGTAATAGCGAAGAAGCGTGGCATAAATAGAGGGTTTCTTCTCTTATCAATTGTGGGTGCCTTGTGTGCCATCTTCTGGGTGTTAGTACCCACGGTTCAAACCTCGGGGAGACCCGTCTTCTCGTGAAAGGTGTGGTTTTTCTTTAAACTAGATTCTTAATTACAGATGAGCTAGAAGAAACCATGATCCACATTAGTGGTCATGGGAAATTGACCTGTTCTGATATATACGAGTCTTTGAATATGTAAAGAGTTTGAAAGAGTAAAGAGTTGATTCTTAATTAAAGAGTCTCGTTTCTTGTGATTGTTCAATGCTTTTTGTTTGCATATCTCCTTGGTTTTCGATATTCACATCTTCCTGAATCAAAAGCCACAAGCTAGGTAAAGCTGAACAGGCTGGTTGGTTAGGCTTtatcaagaaaaagaaaaacataacgTTGAAGAGGTATAGTGAATTGCGTAGCGAACTCTTGTATTCATATTTCTGTCGAAGCAGTGCCAGGCAGAGCTCCGGTGATCTCTGTCTTGATGCGGTCAAAGACGGCAGTGTCCGTAGGAATCTGCAAGCTTTGATAAACCAGAGAGCAGATTCCAACAATTCAGTCAGCCCAAATTTCTTATGTTTTAGTCATAGCTGAAGTTAGCTTTCCTCTCTTACTGATCGcaattaaaaatctgataatTAAAAGTGATTTTGTAAATTACTACAAACTGATCGGACTTGGTCCTATTGAACTTATTCCATTACAAGATGGGAAGAAGGATATTATATGATAGGATATGATGATGAAATACAAGAGCTGCCACCTCCAGAGACAAAGCCCTGGGAGATTATAGCACAAAACTGAGGCATGAACACCAAACAGAGAATTTGATTAAAAACCAGAACCCCGGAGATAAAAGGACTAGAGAATAAGTTTGagaagagaaacatcttttgcCCATGGAGAAGGATACAGTTTAAAATGGTCGATCATCCACAGGTTATGCAGAAATAGTATGGGAGTGTGGAGCATACCTGCCGCTTCTTTTCTAATTCATTTCTTGAGCAAACGcccttttattttaaacataatcaATCACACCAAGtttctatatattatacaaattttcCACACAAACAAAAGAACAGAGGAAAGAAAAGCAGTTTTAAAAAAGCGTTTTGAACTCTTTGTTCCACAAGATAAGGACCAAGTTtgcattataaatttgaagGTGAGAGATCAAGAATCATGGGCAGGTTTTGAAGTGTCTGAAAATGAACGAGAGCCAGGTGAGCGGTCAGGGTTCTGCGATGTGAACAGATTAGGGTATGAGTAATATGGATCATCTTCCCTCGAAGGTAGTCTCATTTGCTGGTGGTCTTGGTCAGAAGGACTGAGTCTGTCAAATGACGAGGTATCTTGTCTTTGGAGCTCTGTAATATCTCCGTAGCTGCTGGCTGATGAATTCTGATGATCAAACCGAGGCTTTTCCATTGAAGGGAGTCTCCCTGCTTGGTGGTTAAAAGGTGATGAATAGTCACCTAGTTGGAAGTCAGTAAGATCTCCATAGCTGCTGGCAGATGAGTTTTGGTGATCAAACTGCGGTTTTTCCATTGAGTGGAGTCTCTCTGTTTGGTGGTTGAAAAGTGATGACGTCTCTTCCATTTGGAACTCAGTATGATCAGATTGTGGTTTTTTCCATCGTCTGTTGTGGTGGGGTTGAATAGAAAGGGTTCTCAGTCGGACTCTCTGGAGACTGGTCAGGCGTCTTCTTCGTGAGCTCGTTGATTCTGAGCTGTGCAAGACTTGCAGCTGAACGGGCAGCTGCTGCCGCACGTTCTGCTGAATCAGCTGCAGCTTGAGCAGCCGTTAGGACATCCCGCAAGTCCACATCGGATATTTTCCTTGGAGCATCACTCTCGTTTGTAGAGAAGGATCCTACTACACCAACAACAGATGGTGGAGAATAACTGCTCTGTTTCTCACGATCAGATTCCACGACAGTGCTGCTTGCTTTTGCAGTATGTTCATCTCTTTTGGAAGCCAAATTATCGTCTCCAGCATTCTCGGAATCCAAGGGCAAGTTGGGAGAGGTGTGTTCATAAGTGGCGGCAGGATTTGGGCGCAGCAAGACATTTGGAACCTCGGGAAAGTCTAATTCTTCATCCTCTGAATCAGAACCAGATTGTCTTTGTTCCTCTGGACGTGAAagagataacattgtcaaatgTGACCCTTTATCTTGTTCCTCCTTTAATGGCACCTTAGAGCCTCCACCAAATTGCTTTGGTCCATCCTGAAAATAAACAAGGAACAAAAGGGATCTGAACAAACAAATCACCAGACCAGAGAAGAGacaataaagaaagaaaagaaaaaggttaCTGACAAGGAGATCTTCATGCGATTTGAAGAGATCAGTTTCTGTAGGAGTAGGGTCCCAATCAAGTTGATGTTCTTGTGCAATCTCCTTGAGAAGTTTCAGTTTAGTTTCTGGGGAAGGTGCACGCACTGACAGCAACTCCACcaactgtaaaaaaaaatgatttagaaaaataattagaaacACAAACATTCTTTCAGCTGTGCTGTGTTGACGTATCTTACCTTACGATGACACCAGAATCGGGCTTAAGTCAGAAGCAGCAGCAACGAACTCCTTGCCGTACTTGGAAACAAATAGAAGCTGAACCTGCTGCAGCTCTGTCAAATCAGAGCACCTTGGCGCAGCAAAACACACACTTGATATTGCTTCTTTTAGATCTAGAGGACATTTCCTTTGAGCTTCGATAATCGGAAGGCGAACAGCGATGAGCTCAGAGAAGAGCTCTATGATCTCTTGAGCAGCCATCATCTTCTCTTCCTTATAATATGCTCAACCTATTTACAAACTTCAAAGTTTAAGAGATagggaataaaaaaaaagttggaattaaaactaaaaaaaatcaaataactaaTTAATTACACGAATTCGAGCAGTGGCTTCTTGACCAGTCTCGAGAAGCTTTGCGATTTCACGGCGCATCTGCTTAATCTGCGCTTCTCTTCGGTTCCTGATTAGCTTTATCCGAGGGATCGTTAACTTGAGCAACGTTTTGCTGTCAGAGATTCAGATTCATCAAATCATTATTATCTACACACATAGATGATTGGCGAGAGGAGATACGAAAACCAAACAGATGAAATCAGAGAATCCATTTTGCAGCTTTGAAACCTTTATTGAAGAACGAATCGAGCATCGACATAATCTCAATCTGTTGTCTCGTAAAGATCGATCGCAAATCGTCGGTACAAGCCAAAGATCTTGCTTCTCAGCAaaggactttttttttttttccttttcccaGGAAGATAATCGAATTACAAAACGTTGCGTTCTAATCAGAGTTGAGGATGTAAATATGATATGGGCTCTCATATGGGCCTATCTATTGTATCATNNNNNNNNNNNNNNNNNNNNNNNNNNNNNNNNNNNNNNNNNNNNNNNNNNNNNNNNNNNNNNNNNNNNNNNNNNNNNNNNNNNNNNNNNNNNNNNNNNNNAAAAGATTACAATTCAGAAACTCCCCTTTGAATAGACGATCATTGCAGGTTTTGTTGATGACGCATTCCAATATTGTAAACATGTTTTCTGAAAGTCGTAGTGGGTAGTGACTTCGTAAAGAGGTCTGCAGCATTGTCACAAGACCGAACATACCTAACttcaatttctttatttttttcaagtTCTTGGGTGTATGAGAAGAACTTTGGTGGAATATGTTTGGTTCTGTCACTTTTGATGTATCCTTCCTTCGTTGAGCGACACATGCTGCATTGTCTTCATATAAGATAGTCGGTTCTGAATTGATGTTGATCCCACTACTTGAAAATATGTGTTGACTTATTGATCTGAGCCAAACACATTCTCTATTTGCTTCGTGTAGAGCAATTATTTCAGCATGGTTCGAGGAAGTGGCTACAAGTGTTTGTTTCTGGGAGCGCCATGATATAGCAGTTCCTCCAACTGTGAAAACGTAGCCAGTTTGTGATCGAGCTTTATGGGATCATAAATACcctgcatctgcaaaaccaaccattTCTCCGTTTGAGTTGTTAGGATAAAATAATCCTAAATCAATTGTTCCTTGGAGATAACGAAAGATATGTTTGATCCCATTCCAATGTCTTTGTGTGGGAGATGCACTGAATCTTGCCAAAAGATTGACAGCAAATGATATATCAGGCAAGTACAGTTTGCAAGATACATAAGTGCTCCTATTGCACTTAGATACGGCACTTCAGGACCAAGTAtctcttcattttcttcatGTGGTCGAAAGGATCATTTTCAACATTGAGTGACCTAACGACCATAGGGGTGCTTAATGGAGTTGCTTTGTCCATGTTGAATCGTTTCAATACTCTTTTCGTGTAAGTAGATTGGTGTACAAATATACCCTTTTAGTATGTTCAATTTGTAAACCAAGACAATACTTTGTCTGtccgagatctttcatctcaaattcccCTTTTAAATACTCGGATGCCTGTCGTATTTCTTCTTGGGTCCCAATAATATTTAGATCATCGACATATACGGCAATTATTACAAATCCGGAAGATGTTTTCTTGATGTAAACACAAGGGCATATAGGACTATTTATATACCCTTCTTTAGTTAAATGCTTACTGAGACGATTATACCACATACGTCCAGATTGTTTTAGGCCATATAATGATCTTTGCAATTTTATTGCACATAACTCCTTAGGTTTA from Raphanus sativus cultivar WK10039 chromosome 8, ASM80110v3, whole genome shotgun sequence includes:
- the LOC108822985 gene encoding LOW QUALITY PROTEIN: uncharacterized protein LOC108822985 (The sequence of the model RefSeq protein was modified relative to this genomic sequence to represent the inferred CDS: inserted 1 base in 1 codon; deleted 1 base in 1 codon; substituted 1 base at 1 genomic stop codon) produces the protein MSMLDSFFNKGFKAAKCKTLLKLTIPRIKLIRNRREAQIKQMRREIAKLLETGQEATARIRVEHIIXEEKMMAAQEIIELFSELIAVRLPIIEAQRKCPLDLKEAISSVCFAAPRCSDLTELQQVQLLFVSKYGKEFVAAASDLSPILVSSXGKIRQHSTAERMFVFLIIFLNHFFLQLVELLSVRAPSPETKLKLLKEIAQEHQLDWDPTPTETDLFKSHEDLLDGPKQFGGGSKVPLKEEQDKGSHLTMLSLSRPEEQRQSGSDSEDEELDFPEVPNVLLRPNPAATYEHTSPNLPLDSENAGDDNLASKRDEHTAKASSTVVESDREKQSSYSPPSVVGVVGSFSTNESDAPRKISDVDLRDVLTAAQAAADSAERAAAAARSAASLAQLRINELTKKTPDQSPESPTENPFYSTPPQQTMEKTTIDHTEFQMEETSSLFNHQTERLHSMEKPQFDHQNSSASSYGDLTDFQLGDYSSPFNHQAGRLPSMEKPRFDHQNSSASSYGDITELQRQDTSSFDRLSPSDQDHQQMRLPSREDDPYYSYPNLFTSQNPDRSPGSRSFSDTSKPAHDS
- the LOC108818643 gene encoding LOW QUALITY PROTEIN: NAC domain-containing protein 17 (The sequence of the model RefSeq protein was modified relative to this genomic sequence to represent the inferred CDS: inserted 2 bases in 2 codons; deleted 1 base in 1 codon), with translation MADSCLKGGKFSAPGFRFHPTDEELVMYYLKRKICKRKLRVNAIGVVDVYKFDPEELPGQSVLKTGDRQWFYFTPRSRKYPNAARSGRCTTTGHXKATGKDRVVSYNSRSVGLKKTLVFYRGRAPTGQRTDWVMHEYTMDEDELGRCKNAKEYYALYKLFKKSGAGPKNGEEYGAPFQEEEWVDEEEEPVVRVWNNVSLVDVQLDDLEEILSGIPFAPGVPQTCTNIPQVNREEDLQSTLVNNSAREFLKPQGTEDFFFPNDMPSSYESIDVTSAXNNSVMEPLVFEKDDYIEMDDLLTPDLGASLSLVEKNPAQLLNPGEYYGDFNDFDQLFHDVSMSLDMEPILQETSADLLSNFADNTSDQEQQLLYQQFQDQTSENKLNNIMDPTPNLNQFTDDLWLEDDNQTAVLFDQPQSVICGAFASPSSGVIPASTNLATSVDDAQDQEGVNGGGGTSPFSSALWAFMDSIPSTPASACEGPINRTFVRMSSFSRIRFSGKANGTPVNTAVIAKKRGINRGFLLLSIVGALCAIFWVLVPTVQTSGRPVFS